In Etheostoma spectabile isolate EspeVRDwgs_2016 chromosome 20, UIUC_Espe_1.0, whole genome shotgun sequence, the following are encoded in one genomic region:
- the zbtb24 gene encoding LOW QUALITY PROTEIN: zinc finger and BTB domain-containing protein 24 (The sequence of the model RefSeq protein was modified relative to this genomic sequence to represent the inferred CDS: inserted 4 bases in 2 codons; deleted 2 bases in 1 codon), whose amino-acid sequence MSQKVTAGTSSLMALHSDSHKQSILSKFDKLRKRDLLCDITLVVENVHFKAHKALLAASSEYFSLMFMAEDQISQSTYRLDGMAAAMFAAVLEFIYSAQVSVEESATEQLLAMAHIMEVNDLVKVLNEITHSAAVVRGKEVKADVTLVPDQPKRKRGRPKKIELVTELEGTRAPCESSEEVLVGDMDCDSTVTESQAKDDADYKPEDHQSRQSKRKIRPPVKYKSYKVVSDTAVSKEPGKKGRKRKYPNTEARCEDCGKVFKNHLFLKIHQRTHTGEKPFQCLVCGKGFTQKHTLLVHQHTHTGEKPYVCTVCSKALSTKHSLQEHMNLHKEDKSFSCDKCGKTFTQKRQLRSHYRVHTGENRSRQILPECAKCHHKFMDTAQLKKHLRTHTGEKPFTCEICGKCFSAKSTLQTHIRIHRGEKPTTQIATKTFQXPSARRRKVPPIRGKKTLQCLSVAWFTAGQLNTHTQITTRGERYNKAIRFSAPKSHGGGGQPRAAAYQLPPTPLTEIQXVGGERDNIIFWPGEKRMHHTPTRGGAGGNRNPDSPLPVVGNEQNVVFWGWFRGPGWVDRDPSFRLFSLLQGQMSHQPEQMHVLTLSKEAMEQLRAQHSAPHTLQIAQRAGQQLQVMHQPVQQPAVGREHTHSQAIHISSESSQPISISQTSEQMSSHHIQGQTFQIQAGTVSYLYTTGLPQES is encoded by the exons ATGTCTCAGAAAGTAACAGCTGGGACCTCATCACTCATGGCCCTCCATTCAGATTCACATAAGCAGAGCATCCTGAGCAAATTCGACAAGCTCAGGAAAAGAGACCTTCTGTGCGACATCACTCTTGTTGTGGAAAACGTGCACTTTAAGGCGCACAAAGCCCTGCTGGCAGCAAGCAGCGAGTACTTTTCCCTCATGTTCATGGCAGAAGATCAGATCAGTCAGTCGACCTACCGGCTGGATGGCATGGCAGCTGCGATGTTTGCAGCAGTGCTGGAGTTCATCTACAGCGCCCAGGTGTCTGTGGAGGAGAGCGCCACTGAGCAGCTTCTGGCCATGGCTCACATTATGGAGGTAAACGATCTTGTCAAGGTGCTCAATGAAATCACACACTCTGCTGCAGTGGTTAGAGGCAAGGAGGTAAAGGCTGACGTAACCCTGGTACCAGATCAGCCGAAACGCAAAAGAGGGCGGCCAAAGAAAATAGAACTTGTAACAGAGCTGGAGGGGACAAGGGCACCATGTGAAAGCTCAGAGGAGGTACTGGTTGGAGATATGGACTGTGATTCTACAGTAACTGAGTCACAAGCTAAAGACGATGCAGATTACAAGCCAGAAGACCACCAGAGCCGGCAGAGCAAACGCAAAATCAGGCCACCTGTGAAATACAAGAGCTACAAGGTGGTCAGTGACACAGCAGTAAGCAAAGAGCCTGGGAAAAAAGGCAGGAAAAGGAAATACCCAAACACTGAGGCCCGCTGCGAAGACTGTGGCAAAGTGTTCAAAAATCACCTCTTTTTAAAGATTCACCAGAGGACTCATACAG gaGAGAAGCCTTTTCAGTGCCTGGTTTGTGGAAAGGGTTTTACCCAGAAGCATACTTTGCTGGTTCACCAGCACACGCACACTGGAGAAAAGCCATATGTCTGCACCGTCTGCTCCAAAGCACTCTCCACCAAACACTCCCTACAAGAGCACATGAACCTCCATAAAG AAGACAAATCCTTCAGCTGTGATAAATGTGGAAAGACGTTCACTCAGAAGAGGCAACTTCGAAGCCATTACAGAGTTCATACAGGTGAGAACCGCAGCAG GCAAATCTTGCCAGAATGTGCTAAGTGTCATCACAAGTTTATGGACACAGCTCAGCTGAAAAAGCACCTGAGAACTCATACAG GGGAGAAGCCTTTTACTTGTGAGATTTGTGGAAAGTGTTTTTCAGCCAAAAGCACTCTGCAGACTCATATCAGAATTCACAG aGGGGAGAAGCCAACAACGCAGATCGCAACAAAAACCTTTCA ACCCAGTGCGAGACGGCGGAAAGTTCCCCCcatcagggggaaaaaaacccttCAGTGTCTTTCTGTGGCCTGGTTTACCGCCGGGCaattgaacacacacacccaaattACAACAAGGGGAGAGCGCTACAACAAAGCTATTAGATTCTCTGCGCCAAAGAGCCACGGGGGAGGGGGACAACCCCGCGCTGCAGCGTACCAGCTGCCCCCCACCCCTTTAACGGAGATCCA GGTGGGAGGGGAAAGGGACAACATAATTTTTTGGCCGGGGGAGAAAAGGATGCATCACACCCCCACccgggggggggcggggggaaaTCGCAACCCCGACTCCCCTCTACCAGTCGTCGGAAACGAGCAGAACGTGGTTTTTTGGGGGTGGTTTCGGGGCCCGGGCTGGGTGGACCGGGACCCCTCG TTCAGACTTTTCAGTTTGCTGCAGGGCCAGATGAGCCACCAGCCGGAGCAGATGCACGTCCTCACGCTCAGTAAAGAGGCGATGGAGCAGCTACGGGCCCAGCACAGTGCCCCGCACACCCTTCAGATAGCACAACGGGCGGGCCAGCAGCTGCAGGTGATGCACCAGCCCGTCCAGCAGCCCGCTGTGGGCagggagcacacacacagccaggccATTCACATCAGCAGCGAGAGCAGCCAGCCCATCTCCATCAGCCAGACCAGCGAGCAGATGTCCAGCCACCACATCCAGGGACAGACATTCCAGATCCAGGCAGGGACCGTCTCCTACCTGTACACCACCGGGCTGCCGCAGGAGAGCTGA
- the ddo gene encoding D-aspartate oxidase isoform X1: MKSVRVVVVGAGVIGFSTAVCIAEALPFCSVTLLAEKFSPDTTSDGAAGILFAAEFPDIPLERQKRWFKYSFDHLLAIAQSKHSPEAGVMLSSGWQLFRDIPADKKPFWSEFVIGFRVMTDSELKRFPDHTFGQAFTTIKCECSSYLPWLEKSFRKAGGLVEQRKLNSLEELINSYDIIINCSGLGSKTLVGDNKVYPVRGQVLKVEAPWLKHFIRDGDGKTYIYPGIHSVTVGGTRQEGDWRLQADEGDTKGILERCSRLEPSISKAKVLSKWVGLRPSRTNPRVEKELVRLQSRMVPVVHNYGHGGWGVTLAWGTALDALGLVRQCLHETRLQANL; this comes from the exons ATGAAAAGTGTTCGAGTCGTGGTGGTGGGAGCAGGTGTGATTGGTTTCTCCACTGCAGTCTGCATCGCCGAGGCTCTTCCCTTCTGCTCCGTTACTCTGCTGGCGGAGAAGTTCAGTCCAGACACCACCAGTGATGGAGCTGCTGGGATCCTGTTTGCTGCAGAGTTTCCAG ATATTCCTTTGGAAAGACAAAAGCGCTGGTTCAAGTACAGCTTTGATCACCTGTTGGCCATTGCTCAATCCAAACACTCACCAGAAGCTGGAGTAATGCTGAGCTCTGG CTGGCAACTTTTCAGGGACATCCCAGCCGATAAGAAGCCCTTCTGGTCAGAGTTTGTGATCGGCTTTCGAGTCATGACTGACAGTGAATTAAAAAGGTTTCCAGATCACACGTTTGGCCAGGCGTTCACCACCATAAAATGTGAATGTTCCAGCTACCTGCCGTGGCTCGAGAAGAG TTTCAGAAAAGCTGGAGGCCTAGTGGAACAGAGGAAACTCAACAGTCTTGAGGAATTAATCAACAGCTATGATATCATTATCAACTGCTCTGGTCTGGGTTCCAAAACACTGGTGGGTGACAACAAGGTGTACCCGGTCAGAGGCCAGGTCCTCAAGGTGGAGGCCCCCTGGCTGAAGCACTTCATCAGAGATGGAGACGGAAAGACCTACATCTACCCAGGCATACACAGTGTCACTGTGGGCGGCACCAGGCAGGAGGGGGACTGGCGACTACAAGCGGACGAAGGCGACACAAAAGGCATCCTGGAGCGCTGCAGCAGGCTGGAGCCGTCCATCAGCAAAGCTAAAGTTCTCAGCAAGTGGGTGGGTCTGAGGCCTAGCAGGACGAACCCGAGGGTGGAGAAGGAGCTGGTGCGGCTGCAGAGTCGCATGGTGCCTGTGGTCCACAACTACGGCCACGGAGGCTGGGGAGTCACCCTCGCCTGGGGTACCGCCCTTGACGCACTGGGGCTGGTCAGGCAGTGCCTTCATGAAACACGGCTACAGGCTAATCTTTGA
- the ddo gene encoding D-aspartate oxidase isoform X2 — protein sequence MTDSELKRFPDHTFGQAFTTIKCECSSYLPWLEKSFRKAGGLVEQRKLNSLEELINSYDIIINCSGLGSKTLVGDNKVYPVRGQVLKVEAPWLKHFIRDGDGKTYIYPGIHSVTVGGTRQEGDWRLQADEGDTKGILERCSRLEPSISKAKVLSKWVGLRPSRTNPRVEKELVRLQSRMVPVVHNYGHGGWGVTLAWGTALDALGLVRQCLHETRLQANL from the exons ATGACTGACAGTGAATTAAAAAGGTTTCCAGATCACACGTTTGGCCAGGCGTTCACCACCATAAAATGTGAATGTTCCAGCTACCTGCCGTGGCTCGAGAAGAG TTTCAGAAAAGCTGGAGGCCTAGTGGAACAGAGGAAACTCAACAGTCTTGAGGAATTAATCAACAGCTATGATATCATTATCAACTGCTCTGGTCTGGGTTCCAAAACACTGGTGGGTGACAACAAGGTGTACCCGGTCAGAGGCCAGGTCCTCAAGGTGGAGGCCCCCTGGCTGAAGCACTTCATCAGAGATGGAGACGGAAAGACCTACATCTACCCAGGCATACACAGTGTCACTGTGGGCGGCACCAGGCAGGAGGGGGACTGGCGACTACAAGCGGACGAAGGCGACACAAAAGGCATCCTGGAGCGCTGCAGCAGGCTGGAGCCGTCCATCAGCAAAGCTAAAGTTCTCAGCAAGTGGGTGGGTCTGAGGCCTAGCAGGACGAACCCGAGGGTGGAGAAGGAGCTGGTGCGGCTGCAGAGTCGCATGGTGCCTGTGGTCCACAACTACGGCCACGGAGGCTGGGGAGTCACCCTCGCCTGGGGTACCGCCCTTGACGCACTGGGGCTGGTCAGGCAGTGCCTTCATGAAACACGGCTACAGGCTAATCTTTGA